Proteins encoded together in one Bacteroidales bacterium window:
- the mce gene encoding methylmalonyl-CoA epimerase, with protein MKLSHIEHIGIAVKSIEESRKYYEDVLGLECYKIEEVADQKVKTAFFKIGQTKIELLESTDPEGTIAKFIEKKGPGIHHIAYAVENVDEALAEVEAKGIQLIDKQGRKGAESLNIGFLHPKSTEGVLTELCSK; from the coding sequence ATGAAACTTTCGCATATCGAACACATTGGCATTGCTGTTAAAAGCATTGAAGAATCAAGGAAGTATTATGAAGATGTTTTGGGTTTGGAATGCTACAAAATAGAAGAAGTGGCTGACCAAAAAGTTAAAACGGCTTTTTTCAAGATTGGTCAAACAAAAATAGAGCTATTGGAATCGACAGATCCTGAAGGAACCATTGCTAAATTCATTGAGAAAAAAGGTCCTGGGATACATCATATTGCATATGCTGTTGAAAATGTGGACGAAGCGTTAGCTGAAGTAGAAGCTAAGGGAATTCAATTGATTGATAAACAAGGACGAAAAGGGGCCGAGAGTTTGAATATCGGGTTTCTTCATCCAAAATCAACTGAAGGAGTACTTACCGAACTATGTAGTAAATAA